In Leptospira perdikensis, one genomic interval encodes:
- the msrA gene encoding peptide-methionine (S)-S-oxide reductase MsrA, translated as MDMASTKKISFYPLFPFGILLFISLLVSFQCHLFSEKDEKVQRIHLEPKKGQKLAAFAEGCFWCSEHIFESVPGVLEVVSGYAGGHTKNPTYDSVNTETTGHAETVLVYYDPSKIDYAELCRIFFLSHDPTTLNQQGPDEGSSYRSILFYSSDAELKIAQKIQEEIKENRIWKNPIVTEYQELKEFYQAEGYHQNFIQNNPNQSYVRNVSIPRYKEFQSRYEFYKTAKKQN; from the coding sequence ATGGATATGGCCTCTACAAAAAAAATCTCATTTTATCCGTTATTCCCTTTTGGAATTTTATTATTTATCTCTCTTTTAGTTAGTTTCCAATGCCATCTTTTTTCGGAAAAAGATGAGAAGGTTCAAAGGATTCATCTAGAACCAAAAAAAGGACAAAAACTGGCAGCTTTTGCAGAAGGTTGTTTCTGGTGTTCGGAACATATTTTTGAATCCGTACCGGGAGTTTTGGAAGTTGTATCAGGATATGCGGGTGGACATACAAAAAATCCAACTTACGATTCAGTAAACACGGAAACAACGGGACATGCAGAAACTGTTTTGGTTTATTATGACCCGTCTAAGATAGATTACGCGGAACTTTGTAGGATTTTTTTCCTTTCCCATGACCCAACGACATTGAACCAACAAGGCCCTGACGAAGGATCTTCTTACAGATCAATTCTATTTTATAGTTCCGATGCCGAACTAAAAATCGCCCAAAAAATCCAAGAAGAAATTAAAGAAAACCGAATTTGGAAAAATCCAATTGTTACTGAATACCAAGAACTAAAAGAATTCTATCAGGCAGAAGGTTACCACCAAAACTTCATTCAAAACAATCCAAACCAATCTTATGTACGTAATGTTTCCATTCCAAGATACAAAGAATTTCAGTCGCGGTATGAATTCTACAAAACTGCCAAAAAACAAAATTAA